Proteins co-encoded in one Megalops cyprinoides isolate fMegCyp1 chromosome 1, fMegCyp1.pri, whole genome shotgun sequence genomic window:
- the odad3 gene encoding coiled-coil domain-containing protein 151 isoform X1 — MPGPFNSDGMKPSFRDGVDLQRKIQLLEGDRSAYYESSQSTIKKNKDTILQLRQDNIRLHKKLADALAGDEQVIRDAFQSRGVEMATFRNKSGKAALQILDQKVCEKMKKLNALKHSTETRRRRLEELQLQYQTTQMAAQALESAAERREEEAKNEGEGAEELPRQNIRMLENRLEKAQLKCQEAEHIMRSYLKLKAHLQEESLTFQSQLDRLEAEILRQRQELQELQVMKNDAHLSKDVAKAELQRQEELVYKERREREQILACYKKQAEELKAHGERVERRAQRAAVHPDELSSEAQRSATAFGEEDRAISTFEEAFRRIKDATGVTDTQEVVQRFISQGDTRKHLEDLKEENERTLQQLKEERNQLQAQFQDMKYSGEAKLSSGQQMLKECEEHLEREQERRNDASSRLDWLTRTLSAARAGVEHLADKLQHIKLSQATSSQLSPGSEEYVLDLLAQSEQKLLALLEELQGKDLGAIMKEMEEDEFYNSIEGKLPVYNMRIQLPEAQKQDPYDEEEESGEDEGDVITRTTLKRQSQLIIDSKTKRKTRTKKKKGKP; from the exons ATGCCTGGTCCATTCAACTCTGATGGCATGAAGCCATCCTTTCGTGACGGAGTGGACCTACAGCGGAAAATTCAGCTTCTAG agggagacagaagcgCATATTACGAGAGCTCCCAGTCCACgatcaagaaaaacaaagataCCATTCTTCAGCTGCGTCAGGACAACATACGTCTGCATAAGAAGTTGGCTGACGCCCTAGCT GGAGACGAGCAGGTGATACGGGATGCCTTTCAGAGCAGAGGTGTGGAGATGGCTACCTTCAGGAATAAGTCTGGGAAG GCAGCTCTTCAGATCCTTGACCAGAAAGTGTGTGAGAAGATGAAGAAGCTGAATGCcctcaaacacagcacagagactcgTCGGCGCcgcctggaggagctgcagctgcagtacCAAACTACACAGATGGCGGCCCAAGCCCTGGAGTCTGCCGCTGAGCGACGAGAGGAGGAGGCAAAG AATGAAGGGGAAGGCGCAGAGGAGCTGCCCCGACAG AACATTCGTATGCTGGAGAACCGGCTGGAGAAGGCCCAGCTGAAGTGTCAGGAAGCTGAACACATCATGAGAAGCTATTTGAAACTCAAGGCTCACCTGCAG GAGGAGAGCCTGACGTTCCAGTCCCAGCTGGACCGGCTGGAGGCGGAGATCctgaggcagaggcaggagctgcaggagctgcaggtgaTGAAGAACGACGCTCACCTCTCCAAGGACGTTGCCAAG GCTGAGCTGCAGCGGCAGGAAGAGCTGGTGTACAAGGAgcgcagggagagggagcagatCCTGGCCTGCTACAAGAAGCAGGCAGAGGAGCTCAAAGCCCatggggagagggtggagagaaga GCCCAACGTGCAGCCGTACACCCAGATGAGCTGAGCAGTGAGGCCCAGCGGAGTGCCACTGCATTtggggaggaggacagggcCATATCCACATTCGAGGAGGCCTTCCGTCGCATTAAGGATGCCACTGGAGTCACCGACACACAG gAGGTGGTGCAGAGGTTCATCTCTCAGGGTGACACTCGGAAGCATCTGGAGGATCTGAAGGAGGAGAACGAGAGGAcgctgcagcagctgaaggaggagcGCAACCAGTTGCAGGCCCAGTTCCAAGACATGAAGTATTCTGGGGAGGCCAAGCTGTCCAG TGGTCAGCAGATGCTGAAGGAGTGTGAGGAGCAtctggagagggagcaggagaggcgCAATGACGCCAGCAGCAGGCTGGACTGGCTGACCCGCACCCTCAGCGCAGCGCGCGCCGGCGTGGAGCACCTCGCCGACAAACTGCAGCACATCAAACTG AGCCAGGCCACGTCGTCTCAGCTGTCCCCTGGCTCGGAGGAGTACGTCCTGGACCTGCTGGCCCAGTCAGAGCAAAAACTCCTGGCGCTGCTAGAGGAGCTTCAGGGGAAGGATCTGGGAGCCATCatgaaggagatggaggaggatgag TTCTACAACAGCATCGAGGGGAAGCTCCCTGTCTACAACATGCGAATCCAGCTGCCTGAAGCTCAGAAGCAGGACCCGTACGATG aagaggaggagagtggggaggATGAGGGTGACGTCATCACTCGGACTACCCTCAAACGCCAGTCCCAGCTGATCATTGACTCCAAGACTAAGAGGAAGACACGTaccaagaagaagaagggcaAGCCCTGA
- the odad3 gene encoding coiled-coil domain-containing protein 151 isoform X2: protein MPGPFNSDGMKPSFRDGVDLQRKIQLLEGDRSAYYESSQSTIKKNKDTILQLRQDNIRLHKKLADALAAALQILDQKVCEKMKKLNALKHSTETRRRRLEELQLQYQTTQMAAQALESAAERREEEAKNEGEGAEELPRQNIRMLENRLEKAQLKCQEAEHIMRSYLKLKAHLQEESLTFQSQLDRLEAEILRQRQELQELQVMKNDAHLSKDVAKAELQRQEELVYKERREREQILACYKKQAEELKAHGERVERRAQRAAVHPDELSSEAQRSATAFGEEDRAISTFEEAFRRIKDATGVTDTQEVVQRFISQGDTRKHLEDLKEENERTLQQLKEERNQLQAQFQDMKYSGEAKLSSGQQMLKECEEHLEREQERRNDASSRLDWLTRTLSAARAGVEHLADKLQHIKLSQATSSQLSPGSEEYVLDLLAQSEQKLLALLEELQGKDLGAIMKEMEEDEFYNSIEGKLPVYNMRIQLPEAQKQDPYDEEEESGEDEGDVITRTTLKRQSQLIIDSKTKRKTRTKKKKGKP from the exons ATGCCTGGTCCATTCAACTCTGATGGCATGAAGCCATCCTTTCGTGACGGAGTGGACCTACAGCGGAAAATTCAGCTTCTAG agggagacagaagcgCATATTACGAGAGCTCCCAGTCCACgatcaagaaaaacaaagataCCATTCTTCAGCTGCGTCAGGACAACATACGTCTGCATAAGAAGTTGGCTGACGCCCTAGCT GCAGCTCTTCAGATCCTTGACCAGAAAGTGTGTGAGAAGATGAAGAAGCTGAATGCcctcaaacacagcacagagactcgTCGGCGCcgcctggaggagctgcagctgcagtacCAAACTACACAGATGGCGGCCCAAGCCCTGGAGTCTGCCGCTGAGCGACGAGAGGAGGAGGCAAAG AATGAAGGGGAAGGCGCAGAGGAGCTGCCCCGACAG AACATTCGTATGCTGGAGAACCGGCTGGAGAAGGCCCAGCTGAAGTGTCAGGAAGCTGAACACATCATGAGAAGCTATTTGAAACTCAAGGCTCACCTGCAG GAGGAGAGCCTGACGTTCCAGTCCCAGCTGGACCGGCTGGAGGCGGAGATCctgaggcagaggcaggagctgcaggagctgcaggtgaTGAAGAACGACGCTCACCTCTCCAAGGACGTTGCCAAG GCTGAGCTGCAGCGGCAGGAAGAGCTGGTGTACAAGGAgcgcagggagagggagcagatCCTGGCCTGCTACAAGAAGCAGGCAGAGGAGCTCAAAGCCCatggggagagggtggagagaaga GCCCAACGTGCAGCCGTACACCCAGATGAGCTGAGCAGTGAGGCCCAGCGGAGTGCCACTGCATTtggggaggaggacagggcCATATCCACATTCGAGGAGGCCTTCCGTCGCATTAAGGATGCCACTGGAGTCACCGACACACAG gAGGTGGTGCAGAGGTTCATCTCTCAGGGTGACACTCGGAAGCATCTGGAGGATCTGAAGGAGGAGAACGAGAGGAcgctgcagcagctgaaggaggagcGCAACCAGTTGCAGGCCCAGTTCCAAGACATGAAGTATTCTGGGGAGGCCAAGCTGTCCAG TGGTCAGCAGATGCTGAAGGAGTGTGAGGAGCAtctggagagggagcaggagaggcgCAATGACGCCAGCAGCAGGCTGGACTGGCTGACCCGCACCCTCAGCGCAGCGCGCGCCGGCGTGGAGCACCTCGCCGACAAACTGCAGCACATCAAACTG AGCCAGGCCACGTCGTCTCAGCTGTCCCCTGGCTCGGAGGAGTACGTCCTGGACCTGCTGGCCCAGTCAGAGCAAAAACTCCTGGCGCTGCTAGAGGAGCTTCAGGGGAAGGATCTGGGAGCCATCatgaaggagatggaggaggatgag TTCTACAACAGCATCGAGGGGAAGCTCCCTGTCTACAACATGCGAATCCAGCTGCCTGAAGCTCAGAAGCAGGACCCGTACGATG aagaggaggagagtggggaggATGAGGGTGACGTCATCACTCGGACTACCCTCAAACGCCAGTCCCAGCTGATCATTGACTCCAAGACTAAGAGGAAGACACGTaccaagaagaagaagggcaAGCCCTGA